The Pirellulales bacterium genome window below encodes:
- a CDS encoding 50S ribosomal L9 C-terminal domain-containing protein codes for MVSALKRSEVTVTSDQVRLKGPLKELGLYTVNIHLGHEIEAELKV; via the coding sequence ATCGTGAGCGCCCTGAAGCGGAGCGAGGTCACCGTCACTTCCGATCAGGTGCGGCTCAAAGGGCCGCTGAAGGAACTGGGGTTGTACACCGTCAACATCCATCTCGGTCACGAAATTGAAGCCGAGTTGAAGGTCT